The following nucleotide sequence is from Borrelia sp. A-FGy1.
AAACAAACTATATGGGTTCTTAGTGGATTTTCCCTAATTTTTATAATAGGAAGGTATGATCTTAAGATCATACAAGGAATAATTTATCCCTTATATTTTTTATTGGTAGCTTCTTTAATTTTTACTGCTTTTTTTGGCGTTACTGTTAACGGAGCTAAATCTTGGATTGGAATTTGGAAGTTAGGTGGGCAGCCTTCAGAATTTGGTAAAATTATTAGTATTTTAGCTCTTGCTAAATTTTACAGTAGTAGAAAGGATAATGGTAGCTTTTTTGTTTTTATTTTTGCCTTTATTTTAATTTCTCCTATTATTTTGATTGTATTTTTACAACCTGACTTTGGAACTGCTGTGGTATACTTGAGTATATTTATATTTATTTCCTTTTTTGCTGGTGTTCATTTACATTATATTTTGTATTTTATTTTAGTAGGATTTTTTTCTTTTCTTTTTGTAGTATTGCCTGTTTGGTATGAGTATAAGGCAGACATGGGGAATGTAATATATTTAATTTTTTCAAACAATTTTTATTTTCAGATAGCTTTTTTAGTGTTAATTTTAGTGCTTTTAGCATCTATGATAGGCTTTTTTATTTCAAAATGCAATTTAAACATTAGACTTTCTTATTTTTATATTATGTTTATGAGTTCAATTTTGTTAATTGCTACTTTTTCATCTAAGTTTCTTTCTAAAATAATGAAACCTTATCAAATTAAGAGATTTTTAGTTTTTTTAGATCCGAATATTGATCTCAAAGGAGCTGGATGGAATTTAAATCAAGTAAAGATTGCTATTGGTTCTGGGGGTATTTTGGGAAAAGGGTTTTTAAAAGGTCCTTATACCCATGCTAACTATGTACCTTCTCAGAGCACAGATTTTATTTTCTCAATTCTTGCTGAGGAATTTGGATTTTTTGGGGTTAGTACAGTTTTAATATTATTTTTCTTTATTTTCTTTAAGATTTTAATAATAATGGATAAGAGCAAAGATAGGTATATGTCATTGGTTTTATCGGGTATATTGGGTCTTTTATTTTTTCATACTTCTTTTAATATTGGAATGTGTTTAGGGCTTTTGCCAATTACGGGCATACCTTTACCTTTCCTTTCTTATGGGGGTTCTTCTAGTATTACTTTCTTTTTAGCTATGGCTCTTTATTTTAACATTGAGTCTATAGTAACAGTAGATTAATTAATTTATTGAGTATTGTTTACTTTTATCTATTTTTTTAATAAATTTTTTTGTATATTTTATTTGGGATTTTATATTTATTATTTTTTACTATTAGAGTTCCAATATGTGATGTTTGTATTTAAAAGTTAAAATTGAGAAGGTATTTTATGAGTAAAGATTTAGAAAAAGATAATATCTTATACAAGAAGAGACATTCAATTGCCCATGTTATGGCAGAAGCAGTGCTTGAATTGTTTCCAAATACTAAAATTGCGATAGGACCTCCAGTTAAAGATGGTTTTTATTATGATTTTGATTTTGAAAATAATATAACAGAAGATATTCTTTTTTTAATAGAGAAAAAGATGAGAGAGATTTTAGAGACAGGTAGTTCTTTTATAAAAGAAATAATTACTAGAGAACAAGCTTTAGTTTTATTTAAAAACCAGCCTTATAAAATGGAATTAATTAGTAATATTGATATCAAAGAAGAGATTTCGGTATATAAGAGTAATAATTTTGTTGACCTTTGTAGGGGACCTCATGTTGATAATATGCAGAAAATTGATCCAGAGGCATTTAAATTGACTAACATTGCTGGTGCTTATTGGCGTGGAAATGAGAAAAATAAAATGCTTACTCGTATTTATGGGACTTTATGGAACAATGAAAAGGAGCTTAAGGCATATCTTCACTTAAGAGAAGAGATAAAAAGGAGAGACCACAGAAAACTTGGACGCGAACTTGACTTATTTTCTATACATGAAGAAATAGGTCCTGGGCTTATATTTTTTCATCCTAATGGTGCTAGAATAAGAACTTTATTAGAAGATTTTTGGCGAGAAGAACATTTTAAAAATGGATATGATATTCTTTTTACGCCTCATGTAGGTAAATCTTGTCTTTGGGAAACTTCTGGACACTTAGATTTTTATAAAGATAATATGTTTGAGAAGATTAAAATGGATAAGAGTAATTATTATATTAAGCCTATGAATTGTCCATTTCATATTGCAATTTATAATGAAAAAAAACATTCTTATAAGGACTTACCCTTTAGATGGGCTGAGCTTGGTACGGTATATCGTTATGAGAAGATGGGTGCTCTTCATGGCACTATGCGTGTAAGGGGATTTACTCAAGATGATGCTCATATTATATGTACTTATGATCAAGTTAAAACTGAAGTTAAAGAGGTTTTAAGATTTGCTCTTTATATGTGGGATAAATTTGGTTTTACAAGTTTAAAGGCATATCTTTCTACAAAACCAGAAAAATCTGTAGGGAGCAGCAATGATTGGAATATGTCTATAAGAGTATTAGAAGAGTCCTTAATTGAGCTTAATATTGCTTATGATATTGATGAAAGAGGTGGAGC
It contains:
- the rodA gene encoding rod shape-determining protein RodA produces the protein MAVFRKGYDLLALISLAIISFTGILLIYSSDYTSNGSLIKVEYIKQTIWVLSGFSLIFIIGRYDLKIIQGIIYPLYFLLVASLIFTAFFGVTVNGAKSWIGIWKLGGQPSEFGKIISILALAKFYSSRKDNGSFFVFIFAFILISPIILIVFLQPDFGTAVVYLSIFIFISFFAGVHLHYILYFILVGFFSFLFVVLPVWYEYKADMGNVIYLIFSNNFYFQIAFLVLILVLLASMIGFFISKCNLNIRLSYFYIMFMSSILLIATFSSKFLSKIMKPYQIKRFLVFLDPNIDLKGAGWNLNQVKIAIGSGGILGKGFLKGPYTHANYVPSQSTDFIFSILAEEFGFFGVSTVLILFFFIFFKILIIMDKSKDRYMSLVLSGILGLLFFHTSFNIGMCLGLLPITGIPLPFLSYGGSSSITFFLAMALYFNIESIVTVD
- the thrS gene encoding threonine--tRNA ligase translates to MSKDLEKDNILYKKRHSIAHVMAEAVLELFPNTKIAIGPPVKDGFYYDFDFENNITEDILFLIEKKMREILETGSSFIKEIITREQALVLFKNQPYKMELISNIDIKEEISVYKSNNFVDLCRGPHVDNMQKIDPEAFKLTNIAGAYWRGNEKNKMLTRIYGTLWNNEKELKAYLHLREEIKRRDHRKLGRELDLFSIHEEIGPGLIFFHPNGARIRTLLEDFWREEHFKNGYDILFTPHVGKSCLWETSGHLDFYKDNMFEKIKMDKSNYYIKPMNCPFHIAIYNEKKHSYKDLPFRWAELGTVYRYEKMGALHGTMRVRGFTQDDAHIICTYDQVKTEVKEVLRFALYMWDKFGFTSLKAYLSTKPEKSVGSSNDWNMSIRVLEESLIELNIAYDIDERGGAFYGPKIDLKIIDSLEREWQMSTIQFDFNLPERFKMTYTAEDGKEMRPFMIHRALFGSIERFFGILIEHYGGSFPVWLAPLQVVIIPINNIVEGYAFKVLSMFKEQGIRIKLDNDCNKRMNAKIREYQAKKVPYMFIIGEREVQTEKIAIRTRTNEQINGLGLEEVLEFIKSKINSKEIL